Proteins encoded together in one Salvelinus fontinalis isolate EN_2023a chromosome 6, ASM2944872v1, whole genome shotgun sequence window:
- the LOC129856810 gene encoding ras-interacting protein 1-like — MEAWSPCLLLLALQKHSPEDFLLCDVIGKPIQQPDGAVQWETECRRGVAEWECPLLLVDMWRPKDGFERRFEIQRRDDYEKQEREKEKEREREGENHTGVRWRRSRIQSGGGAEEGERGHRGRNSELRRSISDMNLSLRRRQGNHVGNDPRRSGNHPNNSAGLQDRKNIVSMIAPLEHGEMMRSKVRDEVERRNKADKAVEEEKDYSACDLEVMSQSLILPPTDRPYFLLLQGYDQSKDFVLYIMAGHTHVFGRKPTMREREKDRERERKGKRPLKVETFLSAPDILARHLLVRRDSAIPDAPSGQALMRPFRGGAVTHNGEALYREAVLKPGDVVGIGGHFLFLYRDPRVTPAPPLALALPWQADVPSTCCLSGLVDRQEALRQYLGSTEALLRFQPHHTDALLQEIISKNSSPDSEGGPLAPAFLLSIMIDHASKHLDPIITPKLLLKAANQIKGIVWDNIKEFGDKHPTQNSTEQEVELSAPSAQKLSSDLRPLMFWMSNATELLNFFQVKVEAMERDWEFEAPGDPVLSADLDTCSEALAQLDDVIMHTFQQCVYHLTKTLYSLLPALLDNNPFSSLEKEKERDEAREMDGGEGGGGEGEGDDASSLPPTVAGLVEVYRCSLMLSREACLSPPLTSQTFGYLFFFTNTSLLNTLLERDGLFSWSRAVQIRTNLDLVLDWLQGAGLGDIASEFLKKLSVTVNFLCVPKTRLIQSSWASLQEDHALLSPTQLHHLLTHYKLGPARAPPTSWAPPPGTELSGDIFESFLDHPPLILPNETPQLDLSQPIPSPELQKEVTRLRNFLWGLDQDELPANQRTRL; from the exons CCTGGTCGCCCTGCCTCCTTCTCCTAGCCCTACAGAAACACAGCCCGGAAGACTTCCTGTTGTGTGATGTCATTGGAAAGCCCATCCAGCAACCAGATGGAGCCGTCCAATGGGAGACAGAGTGTCGTAGGGGTGTGGCAGAATGGGAATGCCCGCTGCTATTGGTGGACATGTGGCGGCCCAAGGATGGGTTTGAACGCCGCTTTGAGATCCAGAGACGGGACGACTACGAAaaacaggagagggagaaagagaaggagcgagagagggaaggagagaaccaCACAG GTGTACGTTGGAGGCGGAGCCGCATACAGTCGGGGGGCGGGGCTGAGGAGGGCGAGCGAGGTCATCGAGGACGGAACTCGGAACTCAGGAGGAGCATCAGCGACATGAACCTCAGCCTGAGGCGTCGCCAAGGAAACCACGTTGGCAATGACCCCCGTCGCTCCGGAAACCACCCTAACAACAGTGCAGGACTCCAGGACAGGAAGAACATTGTGAGCATGATAGCTCCATTGGAGCACGGAGAG atgatgaggtcaaaggtcagagacGAGGTGGAGCGGAGGAACAAAGCAGACAAGGCAGTAGAGGAGGAGAAAGACTACTCAGCCTGCGACCTGGAAGTGATGTCACAGAGCCTGATCCTCCCGCCCACGGACCGACCCtacttcctgttgctgcagggctACGACCAGAGCAAG gactttgttttgtacatcatGGCAGGGCACACACACGTGTTTGGGCGGAAGCCaacgatgagggagagagagaaggacagagaaagggagaggaaggggaagaggccTCTGAAGGTGGAAACGTTCCTCTCTGCTCCAGACATACTGGCCAGGCACCTGCTGGTCAGGAGAGACTCAGCCATACCCGACGCTCCCTCTGGGCAAG ctctGATGCGTCCCTTCAGAGGAGGAGCTGTCACACACAACGGAGAAGCTCTCTACCGGGAGGCGGTGCTTAAACCTGGGGACGTGGTCGGCATAGGAGGTCACTTCCTCTTCCTGTATCGTGACCCACGCGTGACCCCGGCCCCTCCGCTTGCATTGGCGCTGCCCTGGCAAGCTGACGTTCCCTCCACCTGCTGCCTCTCGGGATTGGTGGACAGACAGGAAGCGTTGAGGCAGTACCTGGGGTCCACTGAGGCTCTGCTGCGGTTCCAGCCCCACCACACTGACGCTCTGCTACAG GAGATAATCTCTAAGAACTCCTCTCCAGACTCAGAGGGCGGGCCTTTAGCCCCAGCCTTTCTCCTGTCAATCATGATTGACCACGCCTCCAAACACCTGGATCCCATCATCACGCCTAAGTTGCTGCTGAAAGCAGCCAATCAGATCAAAGGGATCGTTTGG GACAACATTAAGGAATTCGGGGATAAGCATCCCACGCAAAA TTCCACAGAGCAGGAGGTTGAACTGAGTGCGCCCAGTGCACAGAAGCTGTCCTCTGACCTTCGACCTCTGATGTTCTGGATGTCCAATGCCACAGAGCTCCTCAACTTCTTCCAGGTCAAAGTTGAGGccatggagagagactgggagtttGAGG CTCCTGGTGACCCGGTGTTGTCAGCTGACCTGGACACCTGCTCCGAGGCCCTGGCGCAGCTTGATGACGTGATAATGCACACCTTCCAGCAGTGCGTGTACCACCTCACAAAG acGCTGTACTCCCTCCTCCCAGCTCTCCTGGACAACAACCCTTTCTCCAGcctggagaaagagaaggagagagatgaggcaaGGGAGATGGATGGGGGTGAGggtggtggaggggagggagagggggatgatgcgtcctccctcccccctacagTGGCTGGGCTGGTGGAGGTTTACCGCTGCTCCCTGATGCTGTCCCGGGAGGCCTGCCTCTCCCCCCCACTCACCTCCCAAACCTTCGGCTACCTCTTCTTCTTCACCAACACCTCCCTGCTCAACACACTgctggagagag atgGTCTGTTCTCCTGGTCTAGAGCGGTCCAGATCCGTACAAACCTGGACCTGGTTCTGGACTGGCTGCAGGGCGCGGGACTTGGAGATATCGCCTCTGAGTTCCTGAAGAAGCTGTCCGTCACAGTCAATTTCCTGTGCGTCCCTAAGACCCGCCTCATCCAG TCATCCTGGGCCAGCCTACAGGAGGACCATGCCTTGCTAAGCCCCACCCAGCTGCACCATCTGCTGACCCATTACAAGCTGGGACCGGCCAGAGCCCCACCGACCTCCTGGGCCCCTCCCCCTGGGACGGAGCTCAGTGGAG ACATCTTCGAAAGTTTCCTGGACCACCCCCCTCTCATCCTGCCAAATGAGACGCCTCAGCTGGACCTCTCCCAGCCAATCCCCAGCCCTGAGCTACAAAAGGAAGTGACACGCTTGCGCAACTTCCTGTGGGGACTCGACCAGGATGAGCTGCCAGCCAATCAAAGGACCAGGCTGTGA